Proteins from a genomic interval of Kribbella aluminosa:
- a CDS encoding sensor histidine kinase — MAVRLGRYPSLGRPTLAGQLLVLQLAIVVIVLVAVAAVSLAQSAATFNRVEGRRVTLLAEQLSSSPALRFNIRNPAPAEMLAPTLQTNLAQSGVSSITVANPDGKVIAATNPTLIGTRLTFGIPDVADGRGWSGQLGDELVAQVPVLSEGRGANGRPDGTLGDQIGTVMVGEQSPSVLQRLRGASSYLAIYLGIACVLGLLGSWLLARRIKRQTLGLEPREIAGLAEHREAMLYGLAEGVVALDPQLRVTLVNDVGRRLLDLPENAVGKSLRELSVEGRLREVLSGEDEARDAVVVRRGRVLVMNRMSVLKDGRSLGSVTTLRDRTELAQLERELGSFRSSAELLRAQTHEFANQLHTISGLIQIGEYDEVVTYVGALNRYRESLDLTVTRRVHDTAVAALLMAKSSLAAERRVELRVSERTTLLRLDPALSADIATVLGNLVDNAVDAAAQSGTPLSPAWVEVELRQDAASVEIVVRDSGPGVAPELAQEVFAHGFTTKAAAEGERGIGLAMTRLICRRRGGEVAVTNPTAGGAAFIARMSTQRTPEGAR, encoded by the coding sequence ATGGCGGTACGACTCGGCAGGTATCCGAGTTTGGGCCGGCCGACGCTGGCGGGGCAGCTGCTGGTGCTGCAGCTGGCGATCGTGGTGATCGTGCTGGTCGCGGTCGCCGCGGTCTCGCTCGCGCAGTCCGCCGCCACGTTCAACCGGGTCGAGGGGCGTCGGGTCACCTTGCTGGCGGAGCAGTTGTCGTCCAGTCCCGCATTGCGGTTCAACATCCGGAACCCGGCGCCTGCGGAAATGCTCGCGCCCACGCTGCAGACGAACCTCGCGCAGTCCGGGGTCAGCTCGATCACGGTCGCGAACCCGGACGGAAAGGTGATCGCGGCAACCAATCCGACGCTGATCGGGACCAGACTCACGTTCGGTATCCCTGACGTCGCGGACGGTCGCGGCTGGTCCGGTCAGCTGGGTGACGAGCTGGTCGCCCAGGTCCCGGTGCTCAGCGAGGGCAGAGGCGCGAACGGCAGGCCGGACGGGACGCTCGGCGACCAGATCGGGACCGTCATGGTCGGGGAGCAGTCTCCTTCCGTACTGCAGCGGCTGCGCGGCGCATCGTCGTACCTGGCGATCTATCTCGGGATCGCGTGCGTACTCGGGCTGCTCGGGTCGTGGCTGCTCGCCCGGCGGATCAAACGCCAGACGCTCGGCCTCGAACCGCGCGAGATCGCCGGGCTGGCCGAACACCGGGAAGCCATGCTGTACGGGCTCGCCGAGGGTGTCGTTGCCCTGGACCCCCAGTTGCGCGTGACGCTGGTGAACGACGTCGGACGGCGGCTGCTCGACCTGCCGGAAAACGCTGTCGGAAAATCGTTGCGCGAGCTTTCCGTCGAAGGCCGGCTGCGCGAGGTGCTGTCCGGCGAGGACGAGGCGCGCGACGCGGTCGTCGTACGGCGTGGGCGGGTGCTGGTGATGAACCGGATGAGCGTGCTGAAGGACGGCCGGTCGCTGGGGTCCGTCACCACGCTGCGCGACCGGACCGAGCTGGCCCAGCTGGAGCGGGAGCTCGGGTCGTTCCGCTCGTCCGCGGAGCTGCTCCGGGCGCAGACCCACGAGTTCGCGAACCAGCTGCACACGATCTCGGGGCTGATCCAGATCGGGGAGTACGACGAGGTGGTGACGTACGTCGGGGCGCTGAACCGCTATCGTGAATCGCTCGACCTGACCGTGACCCGGCGGGTCCACGACACCGCGGTCGCCGCCCTGCTGATGGCGAAGTCCTCGCTCGCTGCCGAACGCCGCGTCGAGCTCCGGGTGTCCGAGCGGACCACGCTGCTCCGCCTCGATCCGGCCCTGTCCGCGGACATCGCGACCGTACTCGGCAACCTCGTCGACAACGCCGTGGATGCCGCGGCACAGTCCGGTACGCCGCTGTCGCCGGCCTGGGTCGAGGTCGAACTCCGGCAGGACGCCGCGAGCGTGGAGATCGTCGTCCGCGACTCCGGGCCCGGGGTTGCGCCGGAGCTGGCACAGGAGGTGTTTGCGCACGGGTTCACCACCAAGGCGGCCGCCGAGGGCGAACGCGGGATCGGGCTGGCGATGACCAGGCTGATCTGCCGGCGCCGCGGCGGCGAGGTCGCGGTCACCAACCCGACCGCGGGCGGCGCCGCGTTCATCGCCCGGATGTCCACCCAACGCACTCCGGAAGGAGCCCGATGA
- a CDS encoding response regulator produces the protein MITVLVVDDDFMVARIHRGFVDRVDGFEVVGTANSGDQAVAALGSLAPDLVLLDLYLPDVFGLDLIARLRAVQPSVDILVITAAREAEAVRGAVRQGVVNYLLKPFGFEDLRVRLQEYARRRASVPDPVTSQADVDRVLAPARPLVNRLPKGLSQETTDLVTAALRNAPENLSAAECAERIGISRVSARRYLEFLTTQGQADVTLRYGTTGRPERRYTWRP, from the coding sequence ATGATCACGGTCCTGGTCGTCGACGACGACTTCATGGTGGCCCGCATCCACCGCGGCTTCGTCGACCGCGTGGACGGCTTCGAGGTCGTCGGTACGGCGAACTCCGGCGACCAGGCTGTCGCCGCACTGGGCTCGCTCGCGCCCGATCTGGTACTGCTGGACCTGTACCTGCCCGACGTCTTCGGGCTGGACCTGATCGCCCGGCTCCGCGCCGTACAGCCGTCCGTCGACATCCTCGTCATCACCGCCGCCCGCGAGGCGGAGGCCGTCCGGGGCGCCGTCCGCCAAGGGGTCGTGAACTACCTGCTGAAACCCTTCGGTTTCGAGGACCTCCGGGTCCGGCTGCAGGAGTACGCCCGCCGCCGCGCCAGCGTCCCCGACCCGGTCACGTCCCAGGCCGACGTCGACCGCGTCCTCGCACCCGCCCGCCCTCTGGTCAACCGCCTCCCCAAAGGCCTCTCCCAGGAAACCACCGACCTGGTCACGGCCGCCCTCCGCAACGCACCCGAGAACCTCTCCGCCGCCGAATGCGCCGAACGCATCGGCATCTCCCGCGTCAGCGCCCGCCGCTACCTGGAATTCCTCACCACCCAAGGCCAAGCCGACGTAACCCTCCGCTACGGCACCACCGGCCGCCCCGAACGCCGCTACACCTGGCGCCCCTAA
- a CDS encoding gamma carbonic anhydrase family protein, whose amino-acid sequence MPLYSFEGKRPTVHPDAWIAPTATLVGDVVVEAGVSIWYGAVIRADLGTITIRAGANIQDNTVIHVGHNGCEIGPNATIGHQCLVHDCTIGEQALVGNGAIVLDGAVVGKRSLVAAGSTVTPGAVIPPESVAMGSPAKKIVPLDGTAKLFVDHNAAVYHALAERHAATVELVDP is encoded by the coding sequence ATGCCGCTGTACTCGTTCGAAGGTAAGCGCCCGACCGTGCACCCCGACGCGTGGATCGCGCCGACCGCGACGCTCGTCGGCGACGTGGTGGTCGAGGCCGGGGTCTCCATCTGGTACGGCGCCGTGATCCGCGCCGACCTCGGCACGATCACGATCCGCGCCGGCGCGAACATCCAGGACAACACCGTCATCCACGTCGGCCACAACGGCTGCGAGATCGGCCCGAACGCCACCATCGGCCACCAGTGCCTCGTCCACGACTGCACCATCGGCGAACAGGCCCTCGTCGGCAACGGCGCCATCGTCCTGGACGGCGCGGTCGTCGGCAAACGCTCCCTGGTAGCCGCCGGCTCCACGGTCACCCCCGGCGCCGTCATCCCCCCGGAATCGGTCGCGATGGGCAGCCCCGCCAAGAAGATCGTCCCGCTCGACGGCACCGCCAAGCTCTTCGTGGACCACAACGCCGCCGTCTACCACGCCCTCGCCGAACGCCACGCCGCCACCGTGGAACTCGTCGACCCGTGA
- a CDS encoding T6SS immunity protein Tdi1 domain-containing protein → MELTRTFTDTQYAHALESWTFLDLDGKVPVFTSPFGDVVFQAEDGFWWLDTLEGTLTRPWASAQELERELDTEDGQDQYLLAGLVVGAAGEGVVPSGDQVYSFAHPPQLGGEIALGNLEVLDFVVSLNILGQIHTQIRELPPGTPISL, encoded by the coding sequence ATGGAGTTGACCCGGACGTTCACCGACACGCAATACGCACATGCCCTCGAGTCGTGGACGTTCCTCGACCTGGACGGGAAGGTTCCGGTGTTCACGTCGCCGTTCGGGGACGTGGTCTTCCAGGCGGAGGACGGGTTCTGGTGGCTGGACACGCTCGAGGGCACGCTGACCCGCCCGTGGGCGAGCGCGCAGGAGTTGGAGCGGGAGCTCGACACGGAGGACGGGCAGGACCAGTACCTGCTGGCCGGGCTCGTCGTCGGCGCCGCCGGCGAGGGCGTCGTACCGTCCGGGGACCAGGTGTACTCGTTCGCCCACCCGCCGCAGCTCGGCGGGGAGATCGCGCTCGGCAACCTCGAAGTACTGGACTTCGTGGTGTCGCTGAACATCCTCGGGCAGATCCACACCCAGATCCGCGAACTTCCGCCGGGTACGCCGATCTCGCTCTAA
- a CDS encoding cupin domain-containing protein, producing the protein MTEIAKSGAAVISRADGRADGEEWTENYTELPGGAGVSLILEATTKEGAGPRLHKHPYAETFIIRRGSATFTVDGEEIVGTAGQILVVPADTPHKFRTGPGGYEAVHIHANPTFETIWLE; encoded by the coding sequence ATGACCGAGATTGCGAAGTCTGGGGCCGCGGTGATCAGCCGGGCCGACGGGCGCGCCGACGGTGAGGAGTGGACCGAGAACTACACCGAACTGCCGGGCGGTGCCGGGGTCTCGCTGATTCTCGAGGCGACGACCAAGGAAGGCGCCGGGCCGCGGCTGCACAAGCACCCGTACGCCGAGACGTTCATCATCCGGCGTGGTTCGGCGACGTTCACCGTCGACGGCGAGGAGATCGTCGGTACGGCGGGCCAGATCCTGGTGGTACCGGCCGACACGCCGCACAAGTTCCGCACCGGACCGGGCGGCTACGAGGCCGTCCACATCCACGCGAACCCGACGTTCGAAACCATCTGGCTCGAGTAG
- a CDS encoding TetR/AcrR family transcriptional regulator, producing MAATTKVTTRRADAQRNIDAILSAAAECLSRNPAASTSEIAKAAGVGRVTLYGHFPSRAELLDAVFVRSIATGEEALGQVDLTGDPRAALIRLIETSWELVDGFRTLLIAAQEVLPPARVRELHADPMARVERLLERGRTEGAFRTDLPTTWLVGVMHNVMHGAANELQAGRITSAEAAPYITATLLAAYTPPGERVPG from the coding sequence ATGGCAGCGACCACCAAGGTGACGACAAGACGAGCGGATGCGCAGCGCAACATCGACGCGATCCTGAGCGCCGCCGCGGAGTGCCTGAGCCGCAACCCGGCGGCGAGTACGTCGGAGATCGCGAAGGCGGCCGGCGTCGGGCGGGTGACGCTGTACGGGCACTTCCCATCCCGGGCCGAGCTGCTCGACGCGGTGTTCGTCCGGTCGATCGCGACCGGCGAGGAGGCGCTCGGGCAGGTCGATCTGACCGGTGACCCGCGCGCGGCGCTGATCCGGCTGATCGAGACGAGCTGGGAGCTGGTCGACGGGTTCCGGACGCTGCTGATCGCGGCTCAGGAGGTGCTGCCGCCCGCGCGCGTACGGGAACTGCACGCCGACCCGATGGCTCGGGTGGAGCGGCTGCTGGAACGCGGGCGTACCGAGGGGGCGTTTCGTACCGACCTGCCGACGACGTGGCTGGTCGGCGTCATGCACAACGTGATGCACGGCGCCGCCAACGAGCTCCAGGCCGGGCGGATCACCTCCGCCGAAGCAGCGCCGTACATCACCGCGACGCTGCTGGCGGCGTACACACCACCAGGCGAGCGCGTCCCGGGCTGA
- a CDS encoding MFS transporter: MSQPDPRRWRLLGLLAVAQFMLILDVTVVAIALPNIETDLHLQRETLTWVVSAYTLMFGGLMLLGGRAADLFGARRVVLTGLAVFTLASLVTGLANGPEVLLGGRVAQGIGAAMLSPAALSVVTKTFSGTERNKALGIWSAMGGGGSAIGVLLGGLLTAGPGWQWVFYINLPIGLVVFTLLLRMLPAGKPGKPGEQQGRLDVPGALLVTAGTGTAIYALINAGDRGWLSVATLGTLAGALVLYGVFGWVQRSVRSPLMDVRILARRSVAAGTLMILVATALMISMFFLGSFYLQHFKQYGALRTGLLFLPVAVAAIVGAHLAGQLVGKVGARPIAIAGFLLTAIGVAAPALWEGAAVVVSGMAVGTIGLGASFVASSTTTFAQVDHHEAGLASGILSTFHEFGASLGVAVVSSVAAASLAGTVTTGFTRGFTFAAVTAAVAAALTLIVVPSFKPSGEPVHVH, encoded by the coding sequence ATGAGTCAACCCGACCCTCGGCGGTGGCGGTTGCTGGGGTTGCTCGCCGTCGCGCAGTTCATGCTGATCCTCGATGTGACCGTCGTCGCGATCGCGCTGCCGAACATCGAGACCGACCTGCACCTGCAGCGCGAGACGCTGACCTGGGTGGTCAGTGCGTACACGCTGATGTTCGGCGGCCTGATGCTGCTCGGTGGTCGTGCCGCCGATCTGTTCGGCGCCCGCCGCGTCGTACTGACCGGCCTCGCCGTCTTCACGCTGGCCTCACTGGTCACCGGCCTGGCGAACGGCCCGGAGGTCCTGCTGGGCGGCCGGGTCGCGCAGGGAATCGGCGCCGCGATGCTGTCACCGGCAGCGTTGTCCGTGGTGACGAAAACGTTTTCCGGAACGGAACGCAACAAGGCGCTTGGCATCTGGTCCGCGATGGGCGGCGGCGGTTCCGCGATCGGCGTACTGCTCGGCGGTCTCTTGACGGCGGGCCCCGGCTGGCAGTGGGTGTTCTACATCAACCTGCCGATCGGCCTGGTCGTGTTCACGCTGCTGCTCCGGATGCTCCCCGCCGGCAAGCCGGGCAAGCCGGGCGAGCAGCAGGGCCGCCTGGACGTACCGGGCGCACTGCTGGTGACCGCCGGCACCGGTACGGCGATCTACGCGCTGATCAACGCCGGCGACCGCGGCTGGTTGTCCGTCGCGACCCTGGGCACGCTGGCCGGGGCTCTTGTTCTGTACGGCGTCTTCGGCTGGGTGCAGCGCAGCGTCCGGTCGCCGCTGATGGACGTCCGGATCCTCGCCCGCCGATCCGTTGCCGCCGGCACCTTGATGATCCTGGTCGCGACCGCGCTGATGATCTCGATGTTCTTCCTCGGCTCGTTCTACCTCCAGCACTTCAAGCAGTACGGCGCTCTGCGTACCGGGCTGTTGTTCCTGCCGGTGGCGGTCGCCGCGATCGTGGGTGCACATCTGGCCGGTCAGCTCGTCGGCAAGGTCGGTGCGCGGCCGATCGCGATCGCCGGGTTCCTGCTCACCGCGATCGGCGTCGCGGCTCCGGCGTTGTGGGAAGGTGCGGCGGTGGTCGTCAGCGGGATGGCGGTCGGGACGATCGGGCTCGGCGCCTCGTTCGTGGCGTCGTCGACCACGACGTTCGCGCAGGTCGACCATCATGAGGCAGGGTTGGCGTCGGGCATCCTGAGTACGTTCCACGAGTTCGGTGCGTCGCTCGGTGTCGCAGTGGTGTCGAGTGTTGCGGCGGCGAGTCTCGCCGGGACCGTGACGACCGGGTTCACGCGTGGGTTCACGTTCGCGGCGGTCACGGCTGCGGTGGCTGCTGCGCTGACGCTGATCGTCGTACCGTCGTTCAAGCCTTCAGGAGAGCCGGTTCATGTCCATTGA
- a CDS encoding GNAT family N-acetyltransferase — MSIEIRRAESADAETVLTMLGELADYQDQRQYVTAEVADWEEFLDRGDVIVLVASVDGAVAGYVSALRRAYLWVGGDQLALDDLYVRKPFRDAGVGRELMLALARIALPERLPIGWGLRLENAAGYRFYERLGAKLVTKTAASWYADAYERQL; from the coding sequence ATGTCCATTGAGATTCGCCGCGCGGAGAGCGCGGATGCCGAAACGGTGCTGACGATGCTGGGGGAGTTGGCCGACTACCAGGACCAGCGCCAGTACGTGACAGCTGAGGTCGCCGACTGGGAGGAGTTCCTGGACCGCGGGGACGTGATCGTGCTGGTCGCGTCCGTGGACGGCGCGGTCGCGGGGTACGTGTCCGCGCTTCGGCGCGCGTACCTGTGGGTCGGCGGCGACCAGCTGGCTCTCGACGATCTCTATGTCCGCAAGCCGTTCCGCGACGCCGGCGTCGGGCGAGAGCTGATGCTGGCACTGGCCCGGATCGCGCTGCCGGAACGTCTCCCGATCGGCTGGGGTCTGCGCCTGGAGAACGCGGCCGGCTACCGCTTCTACGAACGCCTCGGCGCGAAGCTCGTCACGAAGACCGCGGCCAGCTGGTACGCGGACGCGTACGAGCGCCAGCTCTGA
- a CDS encoding EamA family transporter yields MRRTVPPQAYFVVSAVFHYLGPALAVLLFARIAPLGVAWVRIAAAGLIFALWRRPWRAWRILDPGTRRLVVAWGAVLAVMNCCFYLAIDRIPLGTVAAAEFAPVVVLAAIAVRSLRNLLAVLLAVVGVYLLTDIRLSHDWVGLVFTALNAILFAAYVVLGHRVSRAAGLRRIDGLALAMATATVLALPIGAWAAVPAFTDLRLLGAAIGVGVCSSVIPYVADQLAMARLKRSTFAVMLALLPATATVIGAVVLRQFPQAAELLAVAIIVVAVGLHREAT; encoded by the coding sequence GTGCGCAGAACCGTGCCGCCGCAGGCGTACTTCGTCGTCAGCGCCGTCTTCCACTACCTGGGGCCGGCGCTGGCGGTGTTGCTGTTCGCCCGCATCGCGCCGCTCGGCGTCGCCTGGGTGCGGATCGCCGCCGCCGGCCTGATCTTCGCGCTCTGGCGGCGCCCTTGGCGGGCCTGGCGGATCCTGGACCCGGGCACCCGCCGCCTGGTGGTCGCGTGGGGCGCCGTACTCGCGGTGATGAACTGCTGCTTCTACCTGGCGATCGACCGGATCCCGCTCGGCACGGTCGCGGCCGCCGAGTTCGCGCCGGTCGTCGTGCTGGCAGCAATCGCTGTCCGAAGCCTGCGGAATCTACTGGCGGTACTGCTGGCGGTGGTCGGGGTGTACCTGCTGACCGATATCCGCCTGTCGCACGACTGGGTCGGGCTGGTGTTCACCGCCCTCAACGCGATCCTGTTCGCGGCGTACGTCGTCCTCGGCCACCGGGTGTCGCGGGCCGCGGGGCTCCGCCGGATCGACGGCCTTGCGCTCGCGATGGCGACTGCGACGGTGCTCGCGCTGCCGATCGGCGCGTGGGCCGCGGTCCCGGCCTTCACCGATCTCCGGCTGCTCGGCGCGGCCATCGGTGTCGGGGTGTGTTCGTCGGTGATTCCGTACGTCGCGGATCAGCTCGCGATGGCGCGGCTGAAACGCTCGACGTTCGCGGTGATGCTGGCGTTGCTGCCCGCCACGGCGACGGTGATCGGTGCCGTCGTACTGCGGCAGTTCCCGCAGGCGGCGGAACTGCTGGCAGTCGCGATCATCGTCGTCGCGGTCGGGCTGCACCGCGAAGCTACCTAG
- a CDS encoding FAD-binding oxidoreductase produces MTAVVEGFGGQIVGPQDPEYTAASRTVLVAGSPAYVLRPVSVDDVQKAVRYAVDSGLPLAVRGGGHAFPGFGTNDGGVVIDLSGLAGIDVVDKDKHVVRIGGGATWGQVAAALAPHNLAISSGDTKSVGVGGLTLSGGIGWKVRKYGLALDSLVAVELVTAAGEVVRASADENAELFWAVRGGGGNFGIVTAFEFAAHPTTDIHFGKLTFPAHEIAEVLPRWAEYLRTAPAELTSIAAFANPFLGGPEAPLEIQVAYDGDDPELATEAIDPIRDLGTLLTDDVALTPYAEVLVDGAVPPPGIQLVTRSAFVDKDSVPEVLRILAAAGTSQGAPIIAVRSLGGAVAQVAGDATAYAHRQAELMFIATTVGPPPVIEATRPAREQLWETLSPHVDGAYANFLSDDDVTDVYPAATYRRLAEIKRQYDSENVFAGNHNVRPA; encoded by the coding sequence ATGACTGCAGTGGTCGAAGGATTTGGTGGGCAGATCGTCGGGCCGCAGGACCCGGAGTACACCGCGGCGAGCCGGACCGTGCTGGTCGCCGGCAGCCCGGCGTACGTACTCCGGCCGGTGAGCGTCGACGACGTACAGAAGGCCGTCCGGTACGCCGTGGACAGCGGGCTGCCGCTCGCCGTGCGGGGCGGCGGGCACGCGTTCCCGGGGTTCGGGACGAACGACGGTGGGGTGGTCATCGACCTGTCCGGCCTGGCCGGGATCGACGTCGTCGACAAGGACAAGCACGTGGTGCGGATCGGCGGCGGCGCCACCTGGGGGCAGGTCGCGGCCGCACTGGCGCCGCACAACCTGGCGATCTCGTCGGGTGACACGAAGAGCGTCGGCGTCGGCGGGCTGACGCTCAGCGGCGGGATCGGGTGGAAGGTCCGCAAGTACGGTCTCGCGCTGGACAGCCTGGTCGCGGTGGAGCTGGTGACCGCTGCGGGCGAGGTCGTGCGGGCGTCGGCGGACGAGAACGCCGAGCTGTTCTGGGCGGTCCGCGGTGGCGGCGGGAACTTCGGGATCGTGACCGCGTTCGAGTTCGCGGCGCATCCGACGACCGACATCCACTTCGGGAAACTGACGTTTCCGGCGCACGAGATCGCCGAGGTGCTGCCGCGCTGGGCGGAGTACCTGCGGACGGCGCCGGCCGAGCTGACCTCGATCGCCGCGTTCGCGAATCCGTTCCTCGGTGGTCCCGAGGCGCCGCTGGAGATCCAGGTCGCGTACGACGGTGACGACCCGGAGCTCGCCACGGAGGCGATCGACCCGATCCGCGACCTCGGCACACTGCTCACCGACGACGTCGCGCTGACGCCGTACGCCGAGGTGCTGGTGGACGGCGCCGTACCGCCGCCGGGGATCCAGCTGGTGACCCGAAGTGCCTTTGTCGACAAGGATTCGGTACCCGAGGTACTGCGGATCCTCGCCGCAGCCGGAACGTCGCAGGGTGCGCCGATCATCGCGGTCCGCAGCCTCGGCGGCGCGGTCGCGCAGGTCGCCGGCGACGCGACGGCGTACGCGCACCGGCAGGCGGAGCTGATGTTCATCGCGACCACGGTCGGTCCGCCGCCGGTGATCGAGGCGACCCGGCCGGCCCGCGAACAGCTGTGGGAAACCCTGAGCCCGCACGTCGACGGCGCGTACGCGAACTTCCTGTCCGACGACGACGTCACCGACGTCTACCCGGCCGCGACGTACCGGCGGCTCGCGGAAATCAAACGCCAGTACGATTCCGAAAACGTTTTCGCCGGCAACCACAACGTGCGGCCCGCCTGA
- a CDS encoding nuclear transport factor 2 family protein, with the protein MTIEEQVRAVAAEWDRIVVGNDAQQVGAFMTDDWVYVSSTGPVTKAEIVSWIADGRLAHHSMQVVGGESVARAGDAVVVTARKTSTGTWAGTPYSADEWISQVWVPTQAGWRCAFAQKSDAQTK; encoded by the coding sequence ATGACGATCGAGGAGCAGGTGCGCGCGGTTGCGGCCGAGTGGGATCGGATCGTCGTCGGCAACGACGCCCAGCAGGTCGGCGCATTCATGACGGACGACTGGGTGTACGTCAGTTCGACCGGACCTGTGACCAAGGCTGAGATCGTCAGCTGGATCGCGGACGGGCGCCTCGCCCACCACAGCATGCAGGTCGTCGGCGGCGAGAGCGTGGCGCGCGCCGGTGACGCGGTCGTCGTCACGGCACGCAAGACGAGCACAGGTACCTGGGCCGGTACGCCGTACTCCGCGGACGAGTGGATCAGCCAGGTCTGGGTTCCGACCCAGGCCGGCTGGCGGTGCGCGTTCGCCCAGAAGTCCGACGCTCAGACGAAATAG